A genome region from Eurosta solidaginis isolate ZX-2024a chromosome 2, ASM4086904v1, whole genome shotgun sequence includes the following:
- the LOC137242488 gene encoding lectizyme-like, giving the protein MNIFIAFALATASVKGASLDIGSHPAFLTGRIINGIEASKGEAPYIVSLKSFSHFCAGSIIDENWVLTAGHCLFYSNFQIIAGLHSRNNESDVQIRNVTSKSQYIVHEGFDGGVGPNDIGLIHIPNGFNLTALTRDAVAAVGKVSLPSGKYNNTGKGRLYGWGRDNSGTLPNELQTLDVNIINYTECKAALPFSAPIENVNICSYNAGTADGACNGDSGGPLVHYNKEGIELVGIVSWGYTPCTTSQYPSVYTSVGAYYKWIAEKIGLM; this is encoded by the coding sequence ATGAATATATTCATTGCCTTTGCTTTGGCTACTGCAAGTGTTAAGGGTGCCAGTCTGGACATAGGATCGCACCCAGCTTTCCTTACAGGACGCATCATTAATGGTATCGAAGCAAGTAAAGGAGAGGCACCATACATTGTGTCACTAAAATCTTTTTCGCACTTCTGCGCTGGTTCCATCATCGATGAGAATTGGGTTCTCACAGCTGGTCATTGTTTGTTTTATAGTAATTTCCAAATAATCGCTGGTCTACATTCCCGTAACAACGAATCTGATGTGCAAATACGAAATGTCACTAGTAAATCTCAATATATTGTACACGAAGGATTTGACGGCGGTGTAGGCCCAAACGACATCGGACTTATTCATATTCCAAATGGCTTCAACTTGACTGCACTCACACGTGATGCCGTTGCCGCTGTTGGAAAAGTATCGCTACCATCTGGCAAATATAACAATACTGGAAAAGGTAGGCTCTATGGTTGGGGACGTGATAATTCCGGAACTTTGCCCAATGAGCTTCAAACATTGGATGTAAACATAATAAACTATACGGAGTGCAAAGCTGCCCTGCCGTTCTCCGCTCCGATCGAGAATGTGAATATCTGTTCATACAATGCTGGAACAGCCGATGGCGCATGTAACGGAGACTCCGGTGGTCCATTAGTTCATTATAACAAAGAAGGTATAGAATTGGTTGGAATTGTATCGTGGGGCTACACTCCATGTACCACTAGCCAGTACCCATCGGTTTACACTAGTGTTGGCGCGTATTATAAATGGATTGCAGAGAAGATTGGGCTTATGTAA
- the LOC137240080 gene encoding lectizyme-like → MIVKITLFQLVSLIFQQIRTSRRCNVNIFIAFALAIASVKGASLDIGSNPAFLTGRIINGIEASKGEAPYIVSLKYFPHFYAGSIIDEHWVLTPGHCLFYSNFQIIAGLHSRNNESDVQIRNVTSISQYIVHEEFDRGKGPNDIGLIHIPNGFILTALTRDAIAAVGKVSLPSGKYNNTGKGRLYGWGRDNSGTLPNELQTLDENIINYTECKAALPFSAPIENVNICSYNAGTADGACNGDSGGPLVHYNKEGIELVGIVSWGYTPCTTSQYPSVYTSVGAYYKWIA, encoded by the exons ATGATTGTTAAGATAACGCTTTTTCAGTTAGTCAGTTTGATATTCCAG CAAATCAGAACGAGCCGTCGGTGCAACGTGAATATATTCATTGCGTTTGCTTTGGCTATTGCAAGTGTTAAGGGTGCCAGTCTGGACATAGGATCGAACCCAGCTTTCCTTACAGGACGCATCATTAATGGTATCGAAGCAAGTAAAGGAGAGGCCCCATACATTGTGTCACTAAAATATTTTCCGCACTTCTACGCTGGATCCATTATCGATGAGCATTGGGTGCTCACACCTGGtcattgtttattttatagtAATTTCCAAATAATCGCTGGCCTACACTCCCGTAACAATGAATCTGATGTGCAAATACGAAATGTCACTAGTATATCTCAATATATAGTACACGAAGAATTTGACCGCGGTAAAGGTCCAAACGATATCGGACTTATTCATATTCCAAATGGCTTCATCTTGACTGCACTCACACGTGATGCCATTGCCGCTGTTGGAAAAGTATCGCTACCATCTGGCAAATATAACAATACTGGCAAAGGTAGGCTCTATGGTTGGGGACGTGATAATTCCGGAACTTTGCCCAATGAGCTTCAAACATTGGATGAAAACATAATAAACTATACGGAGTGCAAAGCTGCCCTGCCGTTCTCCGCTCCGATCGAGAATGTGAATATCTGTTCATACAATGCTGGAACAGCCGATGGCGCATGTAACGGAGACTCCGGTGGTCCATTAGTTCATTATAACAAAGAAGGTATAGAATTGGTTGGAATTGTATCGTGGGGCTACACTCCATGTACCACTAGCCAGTACCCATCGGTTTACACTAGTGTTGGCGCGTATTATAAATGGATTGCATAG